One genomic region from Ralstonia pickettii DTP0602 encodes:
- a CDS encoding cytochrome D ubiquinol oxidase subunit I (K00425: cydA; cytochrome d ubiquinol oxidase subunit I [EC:1.10.3.-]): MHGLTALELARIQFGFTVSFHILFPAITIGLACFLAFLEARWLRTQDTVYRTLYQFWIKIFALNFGMGVVSGLVMAYEFGTNWSFFSQFAGGITGPLLTYEVLTAFFLEAGFLGVMLFGWSRVGPGLHFFSTVMVALGTIISSTWILASNSWMHTPAGYAIVAGKVVPTDWLAVIFNPSFPYRLAHMVIAALLSTALFVAASSAWQLLHDRAVPAARTMLSMALWMVLVTAPLQAVVGDAHGLNTLEHQPAKIAALEGHWNTAARDDKGGFPLIVFGIPDMEREETRYAIEIPRLGSLILTHSLDGQIRGLKDFPKEDRPNATVLFFTFRAMVGLGVLMILFGLLGWVLRRNGVVYRSRAFLRFAVLMGPTGLIALLAGWMTTEIGRQPWVIYGLMRTSDAVSAHAAGPVALSLALFVVVYFIVFGVGIRYMLKLASAGPVADPHPHEVPPSYGPGSLGAAPAAITAASASSAMAPHGQRKF, from the coding sequence ATGCACGGACTCACAGCGCTGGAACTCGCTCGAATCCAGTTCGGATTCACGGTTTCCTTTCACATCCTTTTTCCTGCCATCACGATCGGGCTGGCATGTTTCCTGGCGTTCCTGGAAGCGCGCTGGCTGCGCACCCAGGACACCGTATACCGGACCCTGTACCAGTTCTGGATCAAGATCTTCGCCCTGAACTTCGGCATGGGGGTCGTTTCCGGCCTGGTCATGGCCTATGAGTTCGGCACCAACTGGTCGTTCTTCTCGCAGTTTGCCGGGGGCATCACCGGCCCGCTGCTGACCTACGAGGTGCTGACCGCCTTCTTCCTGGAAGCGGGTTTCCTCGGCGTGATGCTGTTCGGCTGGAGCCGCGTCGGTCCGGGGCTGCATTTCTTCTCCACCGTGATGGTCGCGCTCGGCACCATCATTTCCTCCACCTGGATCCTGGCTTCCAACAGCTGGATGCATACGCCCGCGGGCTACGCCATCGTCGCCGGCAAGGTGGTGCCTACCGACTGGCTGGCCGTGATCTTCAATCCCTCGTTCCCCTACCGCCTCGCGCACATGGTCATCGCCGCGCTGCTGTCCACGGCACTGTTCGTGGCGGCATCCTCGGCCTGGCAGTTGCTGCACGACCGCGCCGTACCCGCCGCCCGCACGATGCTGTCGATGGCGCTGTGGATGGTGCTGGTCACGGCGCCGCTGCAGGCGGTGGTGGGCGACGCCCACGGCCTGAACACGCTGGAGCACCAGCCCGCCAAGATCGCGGCGCTGGAGGGGCACTGGAACACCGCCGCCAGGGACGACAAGGGCGGGTTTCCGCTGATCGTCTTCGGCATCCCGGACATGGAACGCGAGGAAACGCGCTACGCCATCGAGATCCCGCGCCTTGGCAGCCTGATCCTCACACACAGCCTTGACGGGCAGATCCGCGGCCTGAAGGACTTCCCGAAGGAAGACCGCCCCAATGCCACCGTGCTGTTCTTCACCTTCCGCGCCATGGTCGGCCTGGGCGTGCTGATGATCCTGTTCGGCCTGCTTGGATGGGTACTGCGCCGCAACGGCGTCGTGTACCGGTCCCGCGCGTTCCTGCGGTTCGCCGTGCTGATGGGGCCCACCGGCCTGATCGCGCTGCTGGCCGGCTGGATGACCACCGAGATCGGCCGCCAGCCGTGGGTGATCTATGGACTGATGCGCACCAGCGATGCCGTTTCCGCGCATGCGGCGGGCCCGGTCGCGCTGTCGCTGGCGCTGTTCGTGGTGGTCTATTTCATCGTCTTCGGCGTGGGCATCCGCTACATGCTCAAGCTGGCGAGCGCCGGCCCCGTGGCTGACCCGCACCCGCACGAAGTGCCGCCTTCCTACGGGCCGGGCAGCCTCGGTGCCGCTCCTGCCGCCATCACCGCGGCTTCCGCATCCAGCGCCATGGCCCCGCACGGCCAGCGCAAATTCTGA
- a CDS encoding 3-demethylubiquinone-9 3-methyltransferase (K00568: ubiG; 2-polyprenyl-6-hydroxyphenyl methylase / 3-demethylubiquinone-9 3-methyltransferase [EC:2.1.1.222 2.1.1.64]), producing MSSKNTICLWYDGDALDAANFYAETFPDSAVRAVHRAPGDYPDGKQGDVLTVEFTVAGIPCLGLNGGPHFKHNEAFSFQIATDDQAETDRLWNAIVGNGGQESECGWCKDRWGLSWQITPRALTAAITDPDRAAAKRAFEAMMTMKKIDIAAIEAARLGRNSSSN from the coding sequence ATGAGTAGCAAGAACACGATCTGTTTGTGGTACGACGGCGACGCCCTTGACGCCGCAAACTTCTACGCCGAAACATTTCCCGACAGCGCTGTCCGCGCCGTCCACCGCGCACCGGGCGACTATCCCGACGGCAAGCAGGGCGATGTCCTGACGGTCGAGTTCACCGTCGCCGGCATTCCCTGCCTCGGGCTGAACGGCGGCCCGCATTTCAAGCACAACGAGGCCTTCTCTTTTCAGATCGCGACGGACGACCAGGCCGAAACCGACCGATTGTGGAATGCGATTGTCGGCAATGGCGGCCAGGAAAGCGAATGCGGCTGGTGCAAGGACCGGTGGGGCTTGTCATGGCAGATCACCCCGCGCGCCCTCACCGCGGCGATAACCGACCCAGATCGCGCAGCGGCCAAGCGCGCATTCGAGGCGATGATGACGATGAAAAAAATCGACATCGCCGCGATAGAGGCGGCACGGCTGGGCCGGAACTCATCCTCAAATTGA
- a CDS encoding hypothetical protein (K03478: ydjC; hypothetical protein): MRSLIVNADDFGYNDDTFDATVSCFEGGLLTSATILAGMPASALAYDYAKQNRKRFSFGLHLNLAEGRPLSGHRRSLCHSDGTFRNERAQRFRGMFGLLWERDIRTEFRHQLTELLDHGVKVSHVDGHFHLHKLPFVIRAIKKEMQHFGIHWVRRPQNLYPDKQRRGAMNKLLLQQFRGLRYPDYYIGADTRGTDWHQRIPDVLPAGVTEISIHPGYRVPWRKKEAEPFLQPDDLRKCLARHGIALRRHGAV, encoded by the coding sequence ATGCGAAGCCTGATCGTGAATGCCGACGACTTTGGCTACAATGACGATACATTCGACGCCACGGTTTCCTGCTTTGAGGGCGGCCTGTTGACCAGTGCCACCATCCTCGCCGGCATGCCTGCATCAGCCCTCGCGTACGACTACGCCAAGCAGAACAGGAAGCGGTTCTCCTTCGGCCTGCACCTCAATCTCGCGGAAGGCCGACCCCTCTCTGGCCACCGCCGTTCGCTGTGCCATTCGGATGGGACGTTCCGAAACGAACGTGCACAGCGCTTTCGCGGCATGTTTGGTCTGCTTTGGGAGCGCGATATCCGGACCGAGTTTCGCCACCAGTTGACTGAGTTGTTGGACCATGGCGTCAAGGTAAGCCATGTCGACGGGCATTTTCACCTGCACAAGCTCCCGTTCGTGATTCGCGCTATCAAGAAGGAGATGCAACACTTCGGTATCCACTGGGTTCGCCGGCCCCAGAACCTGTATCCCGACAAGCAGCGGCGCGGCGCGATGAACAAGCTCCTGCTCCAGCAGTTCCGGGGCTTGCGCTACCCGGACTATTACATTGGCGCGGATACGCGCGGCACCGACTGGCATCAGAGGATCCCCGACGTGCTACCGGCCGGTGTCACGGAGATTTCCATTCATCCGGGATATCGCGTACCCTGGCGCAAGAAAGAGGCAGAGCCCTTCCTCCAGCCTGACGACTTGAGGAAATGCCTGGCCCGCCATGGCATTGCGTTAAGGCGCCACGGCGCCGTTTAG
- a CDS encoding Fis family transcriptional regulator gives MSERQTNAAESDNWQRRTILVVDDEAGMRSFLSRALEGKVDSVVTADSAEAGAALLEQRHFDLILLDVALPGASGMEWLKALRAAGNPADVILMTAFADMDTAIAALRSGAADFVVKPFRVDQMLNAIRRCFDRTRLARENYLLRRELDKYTIHKDFIGESEAMKKVMALVARVAPMPSTVLVTGESGTGKEVVARELHRLSGRQGQFVPLNCGAMAPEIVESELFGHAKGAFTGAAGARHGLFLYADGGTLFLDEISELPLAMQAKLLRVIEDRRIRPLGTEREIAVDVRIVAACNRNLANEVAAGRFRQDLYYRLDVVSVAIPPLRTRPEDIVPLAEHFSEQLSAQLGLPMVPLSPSLARLLKGYDWPGNARELRNLVERALILGEYPVELLAQPADPAQASLLAAAGEGTATPADEATLLETVERLHILQVLAAEGGNRVEAARRLGISRRTLDRKCLQWGLRP, from the coding sequence ATGAGCGAACGACAAACCAACGCAGCCGAATCCGACAACTGGCAGCGCCGCACGATCCTGGTGGTGGACGACGAGGCCGGCATGCGTTCGTTCCTGTCCCGGGCGCTGGAAGGCAAGGTGGACAGCGTGGTGACGGCTGACAGCGCCGAAGCAGGCGCCGCGCTGTTGGAGCAACGCCATTTCGACCTGATCCTGCTGGATGTGGCGCTGCCCGGTGCCAGTGGGATGGAGTGGCTCAAGGCGCTGCGCGCAGCCGGCAACCCCGCCGATGTCATCCTGATGACCGCCTTCGCCGACATGGACACGGCCATCGCCGCGCTACGCTCGGGCGCAGCGGACTTTGTCGTCAAGCCGTTCCGCGTCGACCAGATGCTCAACGCCATCCGGCGCTGCTTCGACCGGACCCGGCTCGCGCGCGAGAACTACCTGCTGCGCCGCGAGCTGGACAAGTACACCATCCACAAGGACTTCATCGGCGAATCGGAAGCCATGAAGAAGGTGATGGCGCTGGTGGCACGGGTGGCACCGATGCCGTCGACGGTGCTGGTGACGGGCGAGTCCGGCACCGGCAAGGAAGTGGTGGCGCGCGAGCTGCATCGGCTCAGCGGCCGGCAGGGCCAGTTCGTGCCGCTGAATTGCGGTGCGATGGCGCCCGAGATCGTCGAAAGCGAATTGTTCGGCCACGCCAAGGGCGCCTTCACCGGGGCGGCCGGGGCACGCCACGGCCTGTTCCTCTATGCCGACGGCGGCACGCTGTTCCTGGACGAGATCTCGGAGCTGCCACTGGCCATGCAGGCCAAGCTGTTGCGGGTGATCGAGGACCGGCGCATCCGGCCGCTCGGTACCGAGCGCGAGATCGCCGTGGACGTGCGCATCGTCGCGGCCTGCAACCGCAACCTGGCCAACGAGGTCGCCGCCGGGCGCTTCCGCCAGGACCTGTACTACCGGCTCGACGTGGTATCCGTCGCGATCCCGCCGTTGCGCACGCGCCCGGAAGACATCGTGCCGCTGGCTGAGCATTTCTCGGAGCAGTTGTCCGCCCAGCTCGGGCTGCCCATGGTGCCGCTGTCGCCTTCGCTGGCGCGCCTGCTCAAGGGCTACGACTGGCCAGGCAATGCGCGCGAACTGCGCAACCTGGTGGAGCGGGCCTTGATCCTGGGCGAATACCCGGTTGAACTGCTGGCGCAGCCGGCCGATCCGGCGCAGGCCAGCCTGCTGGCAGCGGCCGGGGAGGGCACGGCCACGCCGGCGGATGAAGCCACGCTGCTGGAGACGGTGGAACGGCTGCACATCCTGCAGGTGCTGGCGGCGGAGGGCGGCAACCGGGTGGAAGCCGCGCGCCGGCTGGGCATCTCGCGCCGCACGCTGGACCGGAAATGCCTGCAGTGGGGCCTGCGTCCTTGA
- a CDS encoding major facilitator superfamily transporter OFA family protein yields the protein MSYPAQAQTPSQKSQHASPSRPTSRPSPFSKEAIIARPGFNRWMVPPAALAVHLCIGQAYAFSVFNEPLTRILGVTQSAPGDWQLTTLGWVFSLAIFFLGISAAFAGKWLEKVGPRRTMFTAACCFGGGFLVSALGIWLHQIWLLYLGYGVLGGIGLGLGYVSPVSTLIRWFPDRRGMATGLAIMGFGGGAMIGAPLSVALMNYFKSATSAGVAQTFLVMGVVYFISMSLGALAIRIPAPGWAPAGYVPTAKAGKMVTHANVHIDQALKTPQFYLLWLILFLNITAGIGVLGQAAVMIQETFKGSITAAAAAGFVGLLSIGNMTGRFLWSSASDYFGRKTTYAIFFACGAALYLAVPAIGASGNVALFVACYFLILTMYGGGFSTIPAYLADMFGTAYVGGIHGRLLTAWAAAGIAGPALVNYIREHKLALGVPRSEVYVDTLHIMAGLLVAGFVCNLLIRPVHARHHLREATSAA from the coding sequence ATGTCATATCCCGCGCAAGCGCAAACGCCATCGCAAAAGTCCCAACACGCATCGCCATCCCGGCCAACGTCGCGGCCGTCGCCCTTCTCCAAAGAAGCCATCATCGCCCGTCCCGGCTTCAACCGCTGGATGGTGCCACCTGCCGCGCTGGCGGTGCACCTGTGCATCGGCCAGGCCTACGCCTTCTCGGTCTTCAATGAACCGCTGACCCGGATCCTCGGCGTCACGCAATCCGCGCCGGGCGACTGGCAACTGACCACGCTGGGCTGGGTGTTCTCGCTGGCGATCTTCTTCCTGGGCATCTCGGCCGCCTTTGCCGGCAAGTGGCTGGAGAAGGTCGGGCCGCGGCGCACCATGTTCACGGCGGCGTGCTGCTTCGGCGGCGGGTTCCTGGTTTCGGCGCTGGGTATCTGGTTGCACCAGATCTGGCTGCTGTACCTGGGGTACGGCGTGCTGGGAGGGATCGGGCTCGGGCTGGGCTACGTTTCCCCGGTCTCCACGCTGATCCGCTGGTTCCCGGACCGCCGCGGCATGGCCACCGGGCTGGCGATCATGGGCTTCGGCGGCGGCGCGATGATCGGCGCGCCGCTGTCCGTCGCCCTGATGAACTACTTCAAGAGCGCAACCAGCGCGGGCGTGGCGCAGACCTTCCTCGTCATGGGCGTGGTCTACTTCATCTCGATGTCGCTTGGCGCGCTGGCCATCCGCATCCCTGCCCCGGGCTGGGCGCCCGCGGGCTATGTCCCCACCGCCAAGGCCGGCAAGATGGTCACGCACGCCAACGTGCACATCGACCAGGCGCTGAAGACGCCGCAGTTCTACCTGCTCTGGCTGATCCTGTTCCTGAACATCACGGCCGGCATCGGCGTGCTGGGCCAGGCGGCCGTGATGATCCAGGAAACCTTCAAGGGGAGCATTACCGCCGCGGCCGCGGCCGGCTTCGTCGGGCTGCTCAGCATCGGCAACATGACCGGGCGCTTCCTGTGGAGCTCCGCCAGCGACTACTTTGGCCGCAAGACCACCTACGCCATCTTCTTCGCCTGCGGCGCCGCGCTCTACCTGGCCGTGCCGGCCATCGGCGCGTCCGGCAACGTGGCCCTGTTCGTGGCCTGCTACTTCCTGATCCTGACCATGTATGGCGGCGGCTTCAGCACCATTCCCGCCTACTTGGCCGACATGTTCGGCACGGCCTACGTCGGTGGCATCCATGGCCGCCTGCTGACCGCCTGGGCCGCCGCCGGTATCGCCGGACCAGCGCTGGTGAACTACATCCGCGAGCACAAGCTGGCATTGGGCGTGCCCAGGTCAGAGGTCTATGTCGATACCCTGCACATCATGGCGGGCCTGCTGGTGGCGGGCTTCGTCTGCAACCTGCTGATCCGGCCGGTGCATGCGCGGCATCACCTGCGCGAAGCGACCAGCGCAGCCTGA
- a CDS encoding cytochrome BD ubiquinol oxidase subunit II (K00426: cydB; cytochrome d ubiquinol oxidase subunit II [EC:1.10.3.-]): protein MIDMGINLPVIWAGLIFFGVMMYVIMDGFDLGIGILFPFVGDRYDRDVMMNTVAPVWDGNETWLVLGGAALLGAFPLAYSVLLSAFYLPLMFMLLGLIFRGVAFEFRFKASDRSRPWWDAAFTWGSVVAAFFQGVTLGAYIDGIAMQGTTYTGGALDWLAPFPIFAGVGVVITYAFLGVTWLIMKTEGRLQWTMLRVTNVLTGVMLAMIAAVSVWTPLTHPEIAQRWFALPNLFFFLPVPLLVLASAAGIYRALRSRPNVSPFLYALLMIFMGYTGLAISVWPNIIPPSISIWDASSAPQSQGFALVGTLFIVPIILAYTSWSYYVFRGKVKRGEGYH from the coding sequence GTGATCGACATGGGCATCAATCTTCCCGTTATCTGGGCCGGCCTGATCTTCTTCGGCGTGATGATGTACGTCATCATGGACGGATTCGACCTTGGCATCGGCATTCTTTTTCCCTTCGTCGGCGACCGTTATGACCGCGACGTCATGATGAATACCGTGGCGCCGGTCTGGGACGGCAACGAGACCTGGCTGGTGCTCGGGGGCGCGGCGCTGCTCGGTGCCTTCCCGCTGGCGTATTCGGTGCTGCTGAGCGCGTTCTACCTGCCGCTGATGTTCATGCTGCTCGGCCTGATTTTCCGCGGCGTGGCCTTCGAGTTCCGCTTCAAGGCCAGCGACCGCAGCCGCCCCTGGTGGGATGCCGCCTTCACGTGGGGCTCGGTGGTCGCCGCGTTCTTCCAGGGCGTGACGCTGGGCGCCTACATCGACGGCATTGCCATGCAAGGCACCACCTACACCGGCGGCGCGCTCGACTGGCTGGCGCCGTTCCCCATCTTCGCGGGCGTGGGCGTGGTGATCACCTACGCTTTCCTCGGGGTCACATGGCTCATCATGAAGACCGAGGGCCGGCTGCAATGGACCATGCTGCGCGTGACCAACGTGCTGACGGGCGTGATGCTGGCGATGATCGCGGCCGTGAGTGTGTGGACACCCCTGACCCACCCCGAAATCGCGCAACGCTGGTTCGCGCTGCCCAACCTGTTCTTCTTCCTGCCGGTGCCGCTGCTGGTGCTGGCCTCGGCCGCCGGCATCTACCGGGCCCTGCGCAGCCGCCCGAACGTGTCGCCATTCCTGTACGCGCTGCTGATGATCTTCATGGGCTATACCGGGCTAGCCATCAGCGTCTGGCCCAACATCATCCCGCCGTCGATCTCGATCTGGGATGCATCGTCCGCCCCGCAAAGCCAGGGCTTCGCACTGGTCGGCACCCTGTTCATCGTGCCGATCATCCTGGCCTACACGTCCTGGTCCTATTACGTGTTCCGCGGCAAGGTCAAGCGCGGGGAGGGGTACCACTGA
- a CDS encoding histidine kinase (K02482: K02482; two-component system, NtrC family, sensor kinase [EC:2.7.13.3]), with the protein MGPASLSLIRPLGPAGLLRRYRASLRAKLVSIVIAPLLVALVALLLLMALWGDRVFQALLTYKVNSDLLVAHEYFEHMVGGVEDRVLQEARSHALVNGLGRGGAMPGILAEARRTHGLDFLQLLDPQGRLLAAAPASAAGTDYAAWRVVASATAGRAEAATDAWSAAQLAAVSGDLARRAQVALRPTANAAPTDRTLETRGMVVHAAAPVFDEAGALVAILHGGTLLNNNLGFIDTINALVYQPESLPRGSQGTATLFLDDTRIATNVRLFHGERALGTRVSREVRDKVLLRGEKWLDLAFVVNDRYMSAYEPIADSRGQRIGMLYVGYLARPISQAKDLALGVLVGLFLLLAVAGALFSLLWARRVFTPMTRMVGTMRALKAGNAEARVGPVGSEDELGQLAGQFDQLLSDLQQRNAELRDWADSLDRKVAERTRELEDANTVLRATRQQLITSEKLAVAGQLTAGVAHEINNPIAVIQGNLDVAREILGPAAEPVRHELRLIDEQVRRIYLLTNRLLQFIRPEEFAGNMERLDVGEVAAGCLDLVRHLIKGPEIRIEQDWQATRHVRISRGELQQVVVNLLTNAIHAMPEGGTLTLATRDWEGHGVTLHVRDTGRGISEEDLPNLFNPFFTTKKQMGTGLGLSISFALVERYGGRITVESEVGQGAEFIVWLREDGAPA; encoded by the coding sequence GTGGGGCCTGCGTCCTTGAGCCTCATTCGCCCGCTTGGCCCGGCCGGGCTGCTGCGTCGTTATCGCGCCTCGTTGCGCGCCAAGCTCGTCTCCATTGTCATCGCGCCCTTGCTGGTGGCGCTGGTGGCACTGCTGCTGCTGATGGCGCTATGGGGCGATCGGGTGTTCCAGGCGCTGCTGACGTACAAGGTCAACAGCGACCTGCTGGTCGCCCACGAGTACTTCGAGCATATGGTCGGCGGTGTGGAGGACCGGGTCCTGCAGGAGGCCAGGTCGCATGCGCTGGTGAATGGCCTTGGCCGCGGCGGCGCCATGCCCGGCATCCTGGCCGAAGCGCGGCGCACGCACGGGCTCGATTTCCTGCAGTTGCTCGATCCGCAAGGGCGGCTGCTTGCCGCTGCGCCGGCCAGTGCCGCGGGTACGGACTACGCCGCCTGGCGCGTGGTGGCCAGTGCCACGGCCGGCCGCGCGGAGGCCGCCACGGATGCGTGGTCCGCCGCGCAGCTGGCTGCCGTTTCTGGCGACCTTGCCCGACGCGCACAGGTGGCGCTGCGCCCCACAGCCAATGCGGCGCCCACCGACAGGACCCTGGAAACCCGCGGCATGGTGGTGCACGCGGCGGCGCCGGTGTTCGATGAAGCGGGCGCACTGGTGGCAATCCTGCACGGCGGCACGCTGCTGAACAACAACCTCGGCTTTATCGACACGATCAACGCGCTGGTCTACCAGCCGGAATCCCTGCCCCGGGGCAGCCAGGGCACGGCGACGCTGTTCCTGGACGACACGCGCATTGCCACCAACGTGCGGCTGTTCCATGGCGAACGCGCGCTGGGGACGCGGGTCTCCCGCGAGGTACGCGACAAGGTGCTGCTGCGCGGCGAGAAATGGCTCGACCTGGCCTTCGTCGTCAACGACCGGTACATGAGCGCCTATGAGCCGATCGCGGACAGCCGTGGCCAGCGCATCGGCATGCTCTACGTGGGCTACCTGGCCAGGCCGATCAGCCAGGCCAAGGACCTGGCGCTGGGCGTGCTGGTGGGATTGTTCCTGTTGCTGGCCGTGGCGGGAGCGTTGTTCTCGCTGCTGTGGGCCAGGCGTGTGTTCACGCCGATGACGCGGATGGTCGGCACCATGCGCGCGCTCAAGGCCGGCAATGCCGAGGCACGCGTAGGCCCGGTGGGCAGCGAGGACGAGCTGGGCCAGCTCGCCGGCCAGTTCGACCAGTTGCTGTCGGACCTGCAGCAGCGCAATGCCGAGCTCAGGGACTGGGCCGACTCGCTCGATCGCAAGGTGGCCGAACGCACCCGGGAGCTGGAGGATGCCAACACCGTGTTGCGGGCCACCCGGCAGCAACTGATCACGTCGGAGAAGCTGGCGGTCGCAGGACAGCTTACGGCGGGCGTGGCCCATGAGATCAACAATCCGATCGCGGTGATCCAGGGCAACCTTGACGTGGCCCGCGAGATCCTCGGCCCGGCGGCGGAGCCGGTCCGGCACGAGCTCCGGCTGATCGACGAGCAGGTGCGGCGCATCTACCTGCTGACCAACCGGCTGCTGCAGTTCATCCGGCCGGAGGAGTTCGCCGGAAATATGGAGCGGCTGGACGTGGGCGAAGTCGCGGCCGGTTGCCTGGACCTGGTCCGGCACCTGATCAAGGGGCCGGAGATCCGGATCGAGCAGGACTGGCAGGCCACGCGCCACGTGCGCATCAGTCGCGGCGAGCTGCAGCAGGTGGTCGTCAACCTGCTGACCAATGCCATCCACGCCATGCCCGAGGGCGGCACGCTCACGCTGGCCACGCGGGACTGGGAAGGGCACGGCGTGACGCTGCATGTTCGCGACACGGGCCGCGGCATCAGCGAAGAAGACCTGCCCAATCTGTTCAATCCGTTCTTCACCACCAAGAAGCAGATGGGAACCGGCCTCGGATTGTCCATCAGCTTTGCGCTGGTGGAGCGCTATGGCGGCCGCATCACCGTGGAGAGCGAGGTGGGGCAGGGCGCCGAGTTCATCGTGTGGCTGCGCGAAGACGGGGCGCCGGCGTAG
- a CDS encoding DNA-binding protein (K06934: K06934), which produces MQAHPLRLAPGADLRVALEDVLRQLRLRAAFVIQGIGSLSVAQLRFAGDEDPTELRDSLEILTLAGSISADGAHLHMSVADPRGRVFGGHVARGCTVRTTAEILLALLPEHRFSREYDLSSGFMELVIRNEPPQE; this is translated from the coding sequence ATGCAAGCACATCCTCTGCGCCTCGCTCCCGGCGCCGATCTGCGTGTCGCACTCGAAGACGTGCTGCGTCAGCTCAGGTTGCGTGCGGCCTTCGTAATCCAGGGCATCGGGAGCCTCAGCGTTGCCCAATTGCGATTTGCCGGGGACGAGGATCCTACCGAGCTGCGTGACAGTCTGGAAATACTGACGCTCGCCGGGTCCATATCAGCTGATGGAGCGCACCTGCACATGTCGGTTGCCGACCCGCGCGGTCGCGTGTTTGGTGGTCATGTGGCACGCGGTTGCACGGTCCGTACAACCGCGGAGATATTGCTGGCGCTTCTTCCCGAACATCGTTTCTCCCGGGAGTACGACCTGAGTTCAGGGTTCATGGAACTGGTGATACGAAATGAACCGCCCCAGGAGTAG
- a CDS encoding C4-dicarboxylate ABC transporter (involved in the transport of C4-dicarboxylates across the membrane~K11103: dctA; aerobic C4-dicarboxylate transport protein) produces MDKDDHPKPFYRSLYFQVITAIVIGVILGHFYPQTGEAMKPLGDGFIKLIKMIIAPIIFCTVVVGIAGMEDMKKVGKTGGLALLYFEIVSSIALLVGLLIINIVKPGAGMNVDVATLDTKGIAAYTEPGKMQGTVDFLLHVIPNTVVDAFAKGEILQVLLFAVMFGFALHRFGGRGTLVFDFIEKFSHVLFTIVGYIMKVAPIGAFGAMAFTIGKYGVSSLLQLGQLMATFYATCLLFIFVVLGTIARLHGFSIWKFIKYIKEELLIVLGTSSSESVLPRMMAKLENLGARKSVVGLVIPTGYSFNLDGTSIYLTMAAVFIAQATNTDMSLTQQITLLGVLLLTSKGAAGVTGSGFIVLAATLSAVGHVPVAGLALILGIDRFMSEARALTNLIGNGVATVVVAKWTGDLDIERMRRRLDAESDIEADEPEVVLDQVATHMPVADTTVSR; encoded by the coding sequence ATGGATAAAGACGATCACCCGAAGCCGTTCTACAGATCCCTCTACTTCCAGGTCATCACCGCCATTGTCATCGGCGTCATCCTCGGCCATTTCTATCCGCAGACGGGCGAGGCGATGAAGCCGTTGGGTGATGGCTTCATCAAGCTGATCAAGATGATCATCGCGCCGATCATCTTCTGCACGGTCGTGGTGGGCATCGCCGGCATGGAGGACATGAAGAAGGTCGGCAAGACCGGCGGGCTGGCGCTGCTGTACTTTGAGATCGTGAGCAGCATTGCGCTGTTGGTCGGCCTGTTGATCATCAACATCGTCAAGCCCGGCGCCGGCATGAACGTCGACGTAGCCACCCTCGACACGAAGGGCATCGCCGCCTACACCGAGCCCGGCAAGATGCAAGGCACGGTCGATTTCCTGCTGCACGTGATCCCGAACACGGTGGTGGATGCCTTTGCCAAGGGTGAGATCCTCCAGGTGCTGCTGTTCGCGGTGATGTTCGGTTTCGCGCTGCACAGGTTCGGCGGCCGCGGCACGCTGGTGTTCGACTTTATCGAGAAGTTTTCACACGTGCTGTTCACCATCGTCGGCTACATAATGAAGGTCGCGCCGATTGGCGCCTTCGGCGCCATGGCCTTCACCATCGGCAAGTACGGCGTGAGCTCGCTGCTGCAGCTTGGCCAGCTGATGGCGACCTTCTACGCCACCTGCTTGCTTTTCATCTTCGTCGTGCTGGGCACCATCGCGCGGCTGCATGGCTTCTCGATCTGGAAGTTCATCAAGTACATCAAGGAGGAACTGCTGATCGTGCTGGGCACGTCGTCGTCGGAATCCGTGTTGCCGCGGATGATGGCCAAGCTGGAGAACCTGGGCGCCCGCAAGTCCGTCGTCGGACTGGTGATCCCGACTGGCTACTCCTTCAACCTGGATGGAACCTCTATCTACCTGACCATGGCGGCGGTGTTCATCGCCCAGGCAACCAACACCGACATGAGCCTGACGCAGCAGATCACCCTGCTCGGCGTGCTGCTGCTGACCTCCAAGGGCGCCGCCGGCGTCACGGGGAGTGGCTTCATCGTGCTGGCGGCCACGCTTTCGGCGGTGGGGCATGTTCCGGTGGCGGGGCTGGCCCTGATCCTCGGCATTGACCGCTTCATGTCGGAGGCGCGCGCCCTGACCAACCTGATCGGCAACGGCGTGGCCACGGTGGTGGTGGCGAAATGGACCGGCGACCTCGATATCGAGCGGATGCGGCGCAGGCTTGATGCCGAGTCGGACATTGAGGCCGACGAGCCGGAAGTGGTGCTCGACCAAGTCGCGACCCATATGCCGGTCGCCGACACCACGGTAAGCCGGTGA